TAAAactttacaaataaaaaaaagaacacacacacaatcatatatatttatgtatacatacagtatatatataaaaaagatcAAGGATGTCCAtattctttcaaacacacagattgTAGCACCAACATGAATGGTCTGTGTTGTAGTTTGGCGAACTAACGTCGTGCTTCCCAGAAAAGATGTGGCGATTACACGtttttctctttatatataAAAGCAGTATTCATATATTGTATGTACAAATATCCGTAATGTTACAAAAACGAAACGGGACGTAGaagtgcaaacaaacacagaagcgCACATACAGCAATGAAATCGTTACAGTTACACCCTCAGAAACTTAGCGGAGATCTCAGGTGTAAGATGCCTTTGAAATTGACACGTTTTTAACTGTCAAATAACACGTCAAATGAACATCAGATCACGTCAACGCAAAAGATTTGTAGTCCTATGTGGGAAAAGAGTCAGAAACAACACAACTATGAGAGCATCGTAGGTACAGCCTGACCGCGATTaaatgcgtgagtgagtgtgtgtgtgtgtgtttgtgtggccacTGATAGATTTGACTGATGTGTGGATAGACCTAGGTGTTATTTCCAAAGCTTTCGTTGGTAGTTGGCCAGAATCACTTAATAGACGTGCCAAAACTCTAGGCACAATAAGACAAAGCAGGGGTCTTGCAACTCTACCCAACGCCACTCATCCCTATTCAAACACTATAAATGGAGTGGAACTAAGGATTTCAAGATCATATTTCCTCTGAccacaaacataaaaatatgTATTGTCAGATCATCTCTAATGCTAGTATCCTACAATGCTCAATAGGATCAAGGTCTAGGATATGATGTTGTGCACCCTTTTTCTAACGGTTGCTGTGAATGAAGACATTTAAGGTAGAGGAGGAACTGAACTCAAAGGTCACGACTTGATCAATCTGAACGAGCTGATTCAGCCACATTATCTGAAGGATTCTGGAATTATTTTCAAGAAGTTTCTCACAAGTCTCACGTTCTCCAGTATTCCCAGATCAAGGGGGATTTCTAGCAAAAGACTTCGGCAACAACAGCACATAAAAGCCCTTGTAAAACTGTGGAATCGAACCTGTAGACTTGTATAAAGTGGTTCTAACTGGCATAGAAACACAAGACTTGGGGAACAGCTTGTAAGagactgtgactgtgtttgtgtgtgtgtgtgtgtgtgtgtgtgtgtgtgtgttttagcagtTTAGACAAGGGAGCAGGGCAGAACCACACACTGATGCTGTTAACAGGGTGAACTTAACaagctgagagagaaagcactAACAAAGCCACTGAACAAGGCGGAGGAGGCTTCAGACACAGTAAAGGAGGAAATGTAAACCATATTATTCATCCATCACTATGCTTCTAAAAATATTTacaatagtgtttgtgtgtgtaaaaaggttatgtttgtttgttttctctagTGATCTCAGTTTGTCAAATCTGTCCTTTTGTGCTGCCCTACGACCGGATCAAAAATATCACAGATCCAGAAACACGTTGCCAGATGTGTGACGTACAAGCCATTCCTTCAGGTATCCACACAACTTTCATATAAGGGGATTTTTATTCtcctctccatggcaaccaagAAGAGAAAGGCTGGTGAGATGATTGTCCTGAAGGCTGCCCAGCTAgatgagggctgtgtgtgtgtgtgtgtgtgtgtttgtgtgtgtgtgtgcgcgcgtgcaatTTTCAAAACTTTTGGTTAAGGAAACATTGAAATAACCAAACAAATGAATCCAGACGAAAAACTGCCAAATCCTGGCCATCATACAAACTGAATGTGCTCAATACATGAAACATGACTAACAGACAACTGGATacgttagtcacacacacacacacacacacacacacacacacacacacacacacacacacacacacacagtcagtataTGCATGACACAGATGAATGTACACATATTTGGTAGCATCTCTGAATGGAACAACATTTTTATCTTCAAAAATGTCTTGATACGATAAGCCTCATGACACAGCCAAGAACCCATACATGCCATAAACAAAATATACAGCTAATTAATGCTACTCTGACCGGCCATAGCCTTACACATATACCTGCAGAGTACAACTATATAGAGGACGAAGCTCTGAATATgtctgctaatgtgtgtgtgtgtgtgtttgtaacttcacacacagaggggggtgTGGTTTTTGGACAAATGGTGCAGGGTCTGACTGTAGTATCTAGAGGTGGCCACAGGTTGGCAGTACAGCATTAGAGGAAAATAAAATCGCACTGCACAGCAttcactcttgtctctctctcgctctcatacacacacgcacaacacacacacacacacacatttcgctACACTAGTAAAGCTGCCTATAAGGGGTCTTGACTATACtgacacaaacaatcacactaTTCAAGTCAAAGTATAACaaattacaaaaaataaaaagaacaaagaaacacaataaaaaaaaaaacgtcttaaCTACTGGATATGCAAAAGTCCTGGCGGAGTCAATTTACATAAAAACTGTTTATCTATGTGACAGTTACAgtctatgagtgagtgtgtttatgtttgtgtgtatgtgtgagtgtgtgcgtgtgtgtgtgtgtgtgtgtgtgtgtgtgaatggtcaGAACTTGCTCTGCTTCAGCTTGTCAATGTGGTAACAGAGCTTGAGGGCGGGGCCTAGCTTCAGGCCAAGGTACTTCATGATCATATCACTCTTAAGTAGCAGCAGTGCATCACCGTCAATCtcctataaaacacacacacacacacacacatagacacacaaacacacacacacacacacacacacacacacacacacacacacacagcaatacacccatacaccaatacacacacacacacaaacacaatcacacacacacacacacacacacacacacacacacacacacacacacaacacagacacagacacagacacatatcaaATTATAAATTAGTGcactcaaacactctcacaaaaatcccaaatacacacagacgtgtaaacacaaacacaatttatattgtattttaaatatattattcatattcatgtctagtacacaaaaacacacacctcctcaaaTAAGAAGGCAAGTCACATATTCATAAATAAGAACAGCTGAGGAAcctaaagtgtgtatgtgtgtgtgtagtgtttgtgtgtgtgtgtgtgtgtgtgtgtgtgtgtatgtacatgtgagtgtgccTACAGCAGTCTGTGAgcatatgtatgtgagtgtgaatgtgtatgtgattatgtatgtgtgtgagagtgtgtgtgtctataagcgTGTTTGTAggcacacgagtgtgtgtgtgtgtgtgtgtgtgtgtgcgtgctgtacTCACATGCTTTCTGAACACCTCCGCGTGCGGGCCCAGGGAGTGGGGGTCTGCGTCCTTGATGaaccacaccacctcctccaccgtCCAGCTAGAGGGGTCCTTACTGGGGCGGGGCCTGGCATCAGACGGCTCTGGCACCGGGCTGTAGGCTGGGAGGGGGCCAACAAACTGTTACTacaatgatatatatatatatatatacatacaatgtACAAACTGTTACTacaatgatatatatatatatacacatacaatgtACAAACTGTTACTacaatgatatatatatacatacaatgtACAAACTGTTACTACAatgatatatatacatacaatgtACAAACTGTTACTAcaatgatatactgtatatgtacaatGTACAAACTGTGTAAAGTGCTGTGTACAACTGTGCACATGCGGGTTGCTTGAAGTGTTAAACAAGTGTATCAGATATCGGTCACTTTTAAAAGAAGATGTAAATAGGTGGTCCAAAAAATTGGATATAGGCAAAAATTTTAACTGGGCATTAAGACCTGCAGTGTAAATGCAGTGTGAATGCAGTGTGAATGCGGTTTAAATGCAGTGTAAATGCGGTTTAAATGCGGTTTAAATGCAGTGTAAATGCAGTGTAAATGCAGTGTAAATGCAGTGTGAATGCAGTTTAAATGCAGTGTAAATGCGGTTTAAATGCAGTGTAAATGGAGTGTAAATGCGGTTTAAATGCAGTGTAAATGCGGTTTAAATGCAGTGTAAATGCGGTTTAAATGCAGTGTAAATGCAGTGTAAATGCAGTGTAAATGCAGTGTGAATGCGGTGTAAATGCAGTGTGAATGCGGTTTAAATGCAGTGTAAATGCAGTGTAAATGCAGTGTGAATGCGGTTTAAATGCAGTGTAAATGCAGCCTTTCACTAGTCACTTCCTACTTCCTGTTTGCTGAGCTCaccactgatttatttatttatctgttatttttgggcttttcgCCTTTAATCGAACAGGActgtgaagagagacaggaaatgagtggaaGGGGAAGATTGGGAGAGGGATATTGGGagtgggatggggatgggggatcgggaaatgacggCGAGCTGGACTCCCACTCACGTCCCTGTGGGCATGAAGACCCCTTCACGGTCGGGAGGCTCCCCCTGCTGGGCTTACCACTTCTGTTTCCTTCCTGGAAGCCGCTGGGGCTGGACGCCTGTCGACACACGCCCCCCGAGTAGGCGGGCCCGGAGCGGAAGCCGTAGGCCGGTTTCGGGGGGTACGGTGACGTCATCGCCCCGAAGGCGGAGTCGCTGGGGTCAACCGAGTACCTCTTGCTGGAGTCGAGGCCGTCGCCGTGGTAATCCTCGCGCATGGGAGAGTCAGCttcgggagaaaaaaaaacaaggtaaAGTGGTCATGAACAGGAAGTGATGAAAGAAAGGCAGGgtttctgagcacacacacacaacgcacatgAATGTATATAGTCTGGTATAAATGAAAGAACCCATGGCATTTTGGAGCGGGTCTTACTCAGGGGGTGCAGGCACAAATTCAGTTTTGCTTCCACTAACACTGACAGATACGGCATTTGCCCTTGGCGGAAGCATGCACTCTTCTTCGGGTCTGTATAGAACCACCCACTAAATAACCACATTAGTTTATGACTGGATTAATCAACTGCTATTTTTAAGAATTTGTTTCCGAAATGATTTATATTCCCTTCTTGAGTGATGGCTTACGTATTGCCTCTGGGATTTCCTTATTGTTGAAGAGATTACCCATGGGATGTCTGGGCTCCATGTGTATCATACTGCCCCCCCTGATCTAATAAGACATGACACTTATGAAGAGGCTCAAGGGGCGAATAAACTAAAGCAATCAGGCATCAGACCCGCACAGCACAAAACCCACACAGATGGAGACAGCAGCACCAATCGGAAGAGCTGATGTTCCATTGGCTAAATGGAAATATTTCTATATTTATTTCTATGGCAACCCCAATGGTTAGTCATTTTGTGTGCTGGCGGGATTGGTGAAGATGAAAAATACTAAGAAacaagacaaacatacacacaaacacacccgcctgcatgcacacgcgcacacatgctcgcaaacacacacacacacacacacacacacacacactaattcacacacatgcgGGGTATGAGGTTAACACTCGGGAGGGAAGCGCATTAGCTCTAGGTGGGGGCTCTATCACCACAGAAACAGTAGTCAGGGGAACAAAGGAATGAAATTGCATCATATACTGCACTTCAGGCAagccaacacacaacacaaacacacacacacacacacacacacacacacacacacacacacacacttacacagacatcATTCCTCTCACAATGGTAGTACAACTGAACACAATAGAACTTCAAAATATGCATTTTCTCCACATACTGGCCTTGGGCTGTCCGTCACCCAGCTTTTCTGCGTGAAAGGAgagggacgaggaggaggaggtggaggaggacgaCGAAGAGCCAGAGGAGGAAGGGGCGATGGGCTGGTCGCTGAAGAGGTTCTCACAGAGGAGGCTGCGACAGAGCTTCTTCAGGAAGCGCAGCACGTAGCCAACGCTGTTCACCACTGGCAGGCTCAACAGGTGCTGCTTACCGTCAAAGGTGGCTgtggcagcaaacacacacacacacacacacacacacacacaaacacacacacgcacacacacacacacataaacacacacacacacaagcacaagcacacacatacacagacacacacgcacacacacacacagacacgtacatgtacacaacaaaacaacaagcaCATTTGTATCTGGGTTAGTGagcaactgttggtgtttgtttgtttgtttgtttgaaaatgtGGACATTTGCAAAAGGCTACTAATGCATATGCATTAAGtgaatgggtatgtgtgtataggtatgtgtgtgtgtgtgtgtgtgtgtgtgtgtgtgtgtgtgtctgtgtgtgtgtgtgtgtgtgtgtgtgtgtgtgtgtataaatctgAGTTTTTCTCTTTTCCGTACCCCTGTGTGAGCAGGGTAAATATTGTCTTCTGCTGGTaagcagtgtgcatgtgtgtgtgggtgtgtgtgtttgtgtgtgtgtgcatgcgtaagtgcgtgcgtgcgtgcgtgtttgtgtgtgtgtgtgcatacgtgtgagtgtgtgtgtgtgtgtgtgtgtgtatttacctgaGATCTTCTCTCCTCCGTACCCCTGTGTGAGCAGGGTAAATACTGTCTTCTGCTGGTaggcagtgtgcatgtgtgtgtgggtgtgtgtgtttgtgtgtgtgtgcatgcgtaagtgcgtgcgtgcgtgtgtgtgtgtgtgtgtgtgcatacgtgagagtgtgtgtgtgtgtgagtgtgtgtatttacctgaGATCTTCTCTCCTCCGTACCCCTGTGTGAGCAGGGTAAACACGGTCTTCTGCAGGTAGGCGCTGTCTATGCAGCCCTGGACCGCCTGCTGTAGCACCACCGAGGGTCGGGCCGGGCCTAGGTGGTCCGGCAGCTTCAGAACCTTCTGCCGATCCAGATTGGGTCCGGTGTTCACGTGCTTAttcacatagatacacactacagagagacagacagagagagagagagatttattaAACATTATTACAGTGGGCTGTGTACAAATATACAACAGTTATGTCGGCTCAAACAATTTGTTCATTTCTGATTGTGGGATTCCATAATTGGGGATATTCTGGCACGACCCCACTCAGACTCTTCACCGCTAGGATCACTCCGTGTTTGATAGACTTTAATAGTAGAATTGTACGACGTCAACATTCCATTCTTTCAAagcgagagagcagaatggcaggcAGCGATTTTTGAATGTTACATTTAACAGTTACTGAGTGAGGACAGGGACCAAATGAAGTGGGGGGAATGTACAAAGTAACATGTGATGTGAAGACAGTAGCCTCTCTGACTTAAACTGGCTGTAGGGTGACAATATGTGTTGCTTGGCAACGTTTGATGCTGAACACTCCGGGTGGAACTATTTATTTTGGAGCAGACAATGAATAATCAAAATCGAAATAGACGGTTTCATCAAAGTCAATTAGTTGGTAGTAGAACTGCTGtatgaaagcacacacataacatgttAAAAGCAGAAATAGCAacaatccagagagagagaaagggagagtttGGAAATAGGGAAatggaaaagaggaagagagagagagagagaggagggggagggtgtCAGAAaagataggagaggagaaagtAAAGAGTGCAGggaagagaaggatagagatcAAGTAGGAAaacgaaaaaagaaagaagaacatTGAAGACATTGTAACCCTGGAACAAGAACTAAGAGCTGAAATCTGAGGGGAAATAAATATTTGAGTCAAACAAATATCCGCATGTGAACCCAACTAAAGCCACAGAGGAACTCTTAAACAcatgtcaacaaacaaacacccaggCCTCGCCTGCTGCCTTGACCCCAGCTTGAACTTCCCTATTGGAGGAAAGGTCATGACCACTCCAGCTAATCACATGACCGTGTGCCGAAGGCTTTGCTGACGTCCAAGGGCTCCTGTGATAAACTGCAGAACAAGAACTCCCACCAACAATTCAGCAGTATCTTATCATCCGCAGTGGCCACTAACATGCCAGACGGTTTGCCAATAACActatgcttcacacacacacacacacacacacacacacacacacacacacacacacacacacacacacacacacacacacacacacacacacacacacacacacacacaaacactctaactCTATCACACTATCTAACACTCCctaactctatctctctctcacacacacacagcacagacctgTCAGATTGTGACAGGGAATCGATGGTGTGTGATCGCTCTTTGATgaaagagcaagtgagagagagagagagagagagacagagagagagagagagggagagggagagagataagaaaagaaaagagaaggagcctgagcgagagaatgagtgtgtaaaTAGAGTTTCGGGAAAGCTAGACACTTTCAATCAATCCCATTTCGCTTCAagggcagaaggagagagggaggttgtatgagagggagagagaaggtgtgtgtgatgtgtgatatttttatatgtatatattattattactgttagtattattattgttattattaacagTAGTATAGTCATTGTGATTGATTAATCTATCTatccatgtgtgtatatatatatatatatatatatatatatgtatgtctgtacatGCTTTGACAACACAAGAAGTCATTGAAAttaaaaattgaaattgaaaaaatgatgaaagagagggaaagggggggagaggaaagagagagagtgggggagagagggggggagagagagaggagagagagagaggagagagagagaggggggagagagagagggggggagagtgtgtgttggagagattCATCCATCCGTTCAGCCACAAATAtggatccatccatccatccgatACCCCATCTGGCTACTGACAATTCATACCCATGGCTCCAATATTTGGACTGACAATCTGCAAATATTTGAGAACTCATTTGTaacaagaggggaggggaggggaggggaggagggagagagataaagagagagagagtgagagagagaaagggagggagagggaatgagaaaggaagaggggggggggtgttgtaagagaaaagagaagagagagaaacatgacaAAAGGAATAGAAcaagagagagtgcaagagagtgaaggaaagtgattgatgcatttttcatttcagGGATGAGAATCCAATCACAGATTCATGCCAatgtgagagatagatagagagagagagagaaagagagagagctagagagagagggggggagagaaggagagaggagagagagagatagagagcacaaggacaaaaggagaaaagaagagagcaagagggagctGGCTGGGGTGGATTTCCTCTGTAAAATAATTAAATGGAGAGCTGGATTAAAATAGAATTACTGATTAAACTCCAATGCCTGAcaagaacagaaaaagaaaaagaaaaaagaaaacactcacATGAAGAACACATATGACAACATGAGAGTGTAAAGGAATCTAGCCAACCTTACCCTCctactcctgtctctctctttctctctctcacacacacacacacacacacacacacacacacacactcttactctaaTCCCTTCCCCCTACGTCTGGCTCATGTGTTGGCTTTTGTTTGACAGATAACCATGCCGGGGatttcctaacacacacacacacacacacacacatgtcaaacacaaacacttggcACATGCATATACCACACGTCTGCCAAAAACGTAGTGGTTAGAGTGGATGACTCCCAAAtaacacaccatacacactcaaggcaaacaccaaaaacaaaaacactcctGTACTCGTTCAAAATAGGTTTAACTTAAAAGAGTCAATCCAGGGCATGCAAcccacgtgcagacacacacacacacatttttctgaAAACAATTATATTAAAATAGGTTCATTCCAGCCTTAGGCAAGATGGTCGTCTGTCTATAAAAATATGAGTTTACATCTTGCTGTGCAGTTTATTTGACTATCATTTAAGTTGTACTCATGGCTTGACTGTTCTAGTCGTGGCTACGGTTTCTCACACCCCAGCTATTTTGAGGTCATGTTAGGGTCAGACACTACACCCAAGCACACCAGCCCATATACTCAAACACAAAACTccaacccttacacacacacacacacacacacacacacacacacacaaacacaaatactcacatacatacaaacatacacgcacacacactaggcacacacacagacacaaacacacacagacacattgtaGATACGTTTTGACCTTCACTGCCCTGAGGGATAGTTTATTTGTTATTTCATGAGTCTGTTTAACAGACAGCAGgaacacatagagacacatgtctggagagagagagtgagtgagagagggagatggagacgaaagagaggaagagtttgggagtgtgtgagtgtacctgTGAGTAACTGTGGAGTAGCTgagtgtggtatggtgtgtgtgtgtgtgtgtgtgcgtgtgtgtgtgtgtgtgttacctgtgagTAACTGTGGAGTAGCTgagtgtggtatggtgtgtgtgtgtgtgtgtgtgtgtgtgtgtgtgttacctgtgagTATCTGTGGAGTAGCTgagtgtggtatggtgtgtgtgtgtgtgtgcgtgtgtgtgtgtgtgtgttacctgtgagTATCTGTGGAGTAGCTgagtgtggtatggtgtgtgtgtgtgtgtgtgtgtgtgtgtgtgtgtgtgtgtgtgtgttacctgtgagTATCTGTGGAGTAGCTGAGTGTGGTATGGTAGCAGCATCCTGGGGGATGGAGCTCATGTCAGGCTCTGGTGTGCTGCTGGGCGGAGAGATGGGTGTCATCACCATACGAGACTTCAgctgggggagagggaaaaacacacaaacacacacacacacacacacacacacgcacacacacacacacagcaatacacccatacaccaatacacacacacacacaaaaacaatcacacacacacacacacacacacagaaacacacacacagacagaaacacacacacaagaacacaaagagttcatttattttctttctgctGAATGTTGCCTTGTGCTGTCTGTCTTGAAAGTCTGGCCAGCTCGACTAATGATAAGATCTCCAAATCAGTAACTATGTTCAAATccgtctaacacacacacaccttgaagcCAGGTTTTCTACCCCTCTTCTTGGGCACTTTAATAGGTGGGAGGGGCTCTGGGTAGCGACTCTGGAACTCCAGCTTCCTGATTGGTGGACGGCCTCTTTTCCGTCCCGGAACCTTTGTACCTGGGGGCGGGAGGAAGGAGGGGCTTATCACCCCCGGCGACTGCATCTCTCCACCCCCTGACTGTGCTGACGCTGCTGGAATACTCATCAGagctgaaggagggagagggagagagggaaaaagaaagagagagagaaggagagggagggagagacaaggagagagagagagaggagagggagagaaggagagggagagagaaatagagaaagacagaagttgGGTGAGATGGGAGAAAAGcagcaagagacagagggagtgagaaagtgaaaaggagaggaggagagagatgacacaaagagggagggagagattgtgacagagagaaagagggagaaggaaaaggagattgagagagaaagtttaCATAAGGACATTAGTGGGCAAGGAAGTTAACAATTGATGATCAATGATTTTTCACTGCTCAAGCTTACTGATCTCAAACATTCCTTTCCCTTTGG
Above is a genomic segment from Clupea harengus chromosome 15, Ch_v2.0.2, whole genome shotgun sequence containing:
- the scml4 gene encoding sex comb on midleg-like protein 4 isoform X5, translated to MSIPAASAQSGGGEMQSPGVISPSFLPPPGTKVPGRKRGRPPIRKLEFQSRYPEPLPPIKVPKKRGRKPGFKLKSRMVMTPISPPSSTPEPDMSSIPQDAATIPHSATPQILTVCIYVNKHVNTGPNLDRQKVLKLPDHLGPARPSVVLQQAVQGCIDSAYLQKTVFTLLTQGYGGEKISATFDGKQHLLSLPVVNSVGYVLRFLKKLCRSLLCENLFSDQPIAPSSSGSSSSSSTSSSSSLSFHAEKLGDGQPKATDSPMREDYHGDGLDSSKRYSVDPSDSAFGAMTSPYPPKPAYGFRSGPAYSGGVCRQASSPSGFQEGNRSGKPSRGSLPTVKGSSCPQGPYSPVPEPSDARPRPSKDPSSWTVEEVVWFIKDADPHSLGPHAEVFRKHEIDGDALLLLKSDMIMKYLGLKLGPALKLCYHIDKLKQSKF
- the scml4 gene encoding sex comb on midleg-like protein 4 isoform X1, with the translated sequence MILMCFSQYTGKYVCVLGMLDSKMCVMSVCPVYVLQCDVCSAVLCGVGMRLRGRDLEDSTDSWIPNILGVQSVRLRLRLDHHDDKGRGCWQLVDMNKEAGPSGRRLTSQTPPLCSETLMSIPAASAQSGGGEMQSPGVISPSFLPPPGTKVPGRKRGRPPIRKLEFQSRYPEPLPPIKVPKKRGRKPGFKLKSRMVMTPISPPSSTPEPDMSSIPQDAATIPHSATPQILTVCIYVNKHVNTGPNLDRQKVLKLPDHLGPARPSVVLQQAVQGCIDSAYLQKTVFTLLTQGYGGEKISATFDGKQHLLSLPVVNSVGYVLRFLKKLCRSLLCENLFSDQPIAPSSSGSSSSSSTSSSSSLSFHAEKLGDGQPKATDSPMREDYHGDGLDSSKRYSVDPSDSAFGAMTSPYPPKPAYGFRSGPAYSGGVCRQASSPSGFQEGNRSGKPSRGSLPTVKGSSCPQGPYSPVPEPSDARPRPSKDPSSWTVEEVVWFIKDADPHSLGPHAEVFRKHEIDGDALLLLKSDMIMKYLGLKLGPALKLCYHIDKLKQSKF
- the scml4 gene encoding sex comb on midleg-like protein 4 isoform X4 — protein: MVYYSSALMSIPAASAQSGGGEMQSPGVISPSFLPPPGTKVPGRKRGRPPIRKLEFQSRYPEPLPPIKVPKKRGRKPGFKLKSRMVMTPISPPSSTPEPDMSSIPQDAATIPHSATPQILTVCIYVNKHVNTGPNLDRQKVLKLPDHLGPARPSVVLQQAVQGCIDSAYLQKTVFTLLTQGYGGEKISATFDGKQHLLSLPVVNSVGYVLRFLKKLCRSLLCENLFSDQPIAPSSSGSSSSSSTSSSSSLSFHAEKLGDGQPKATDSPMREDYHGDGLDSSKRYSVDPSDSAFGAMTSPYPPKPAYGFRSGPAYSGGVCRQASSPSGFQEGNRSGKPSRGSLPTVKGSSCPQGPYSPVPEPSDARPRPSKDPSSWTVEEVVWFIKDADPHSLGPHAEVFRKHEIDGDALLLLKSDMIMKYLGLKLGPALKLCYHIDKLKQSKF
- the scml4 gene encoding sex comb on midleg-like protein 4 isoform X2, producing the protein MILMCFSQYTGKYVCVLGMLDSKMCVMSVCPVYVLQCDVCSAVLCGVGMRLRGRDLEDSTDSWIPNILGVQSVRLRLRLDHHDDKGRGCWQLVDMNKEAGPSGRRLTSQTPPLCSETLMSIPAASAQSGGGEMQSPGVISPSFLPPPGTKVPGRKRGRPPIRKLEFQSRYPEPLPPIKVPKKRGRKPGFKLKSRMVMTPISPPSSTPEPDMSSIPQDAATIPHSATPQILTVCIYVNKHVNTGPNLDRQKVLKLPDHLGPARPSVVLQQAVQGCIDSAYLQKTVFTLLTQGYGGEKISATFDGKQHLLSLPVVNSVGYVLRFLKKLCRSLLCENLFSDQPIAPSSSGSSSSSSTSSSSSLSFHAEKLGDGQPKATDSPMREDYHGDGLDSSKRYSVDPSDSAFGAMTSPYPPKPAYGFRSGPAYSGGVCRQASSPSGFQEGNRSAYSPVPEPSDARPRPSKDPSSWTVEEVVWFIKDADPHSLGPHAEVFRKHEIDGDALLLLKSDMIMKYLGLKLGPALKLCYHIDKLKQSKF
- the scml4 gene encoding sex comb on midleg-like protein 4 isoform X3, yielding MRLRGRDLEDSTDSWIPNILGVQSVRLRLRLDHHDDKGRGCWQLVDMNKEAGPSGRRLTSQTPPLCSETLMSIPAASAQSGGGEMQSPGVISPSFLPPPGTKVPGRKRGRPPIRKLEFQSRYPEPLPPIKVPKKRGRKPGFKLKSRMVMTPISPPSSTPEPDMSSIPQDAATIPHSATPQILTVCIYVNKHVNTGPNLDRQKVLKLPDHLGPARPSVVLQQAVQGCIDSAYLQKTVFTLLTQGYGGEKISATFDGKQHLLSLPVVNSVGYVLRFLKKLCRSLLCENLFSDQPIAPSSSGSSSSSSTSSSSSLSFHAEKLGDGQPKATDSPMREDYHGDGLDSSKRYSVDPSDSAFGAMTSPYPPKPAYGFRSGPAYSGGVCRQASSPSGFQEGNRSGKPSRGSLPTVKGSSCPQGPYSPVPEPSDARPRPSKDPSSWTVEEVVWFIKDADPHSLGPHAEVFRKHEIDGDALLLLKSDMIMKYLGLKLGPALKLCYHIDKLKQSKF